The Spirosoma sp. SC4-14 DNA window CGCACAATTTCGGTCTGGAAAGTAGCCTAATACGCAGTTTTTTGACCAAAAAAGCGGATTTCTCTTGCTATTTATTGTTAAATACGTATAATGGACGTTACTTCACCTTTAGTAGGTATGTACAAAATTACCTTAACCCAAGCGCACCGATGAAAATTACGCCCATCGAGATCCGGCAGCACACATTTGAACGGGGGCTGCGTGGTTACAAACCCGAAGATGTTGATGCATTTCTCGTATCCCTCTCTCAGGAATGGGAGCGCGTGACAAACGAATATAAAATGCTGAAAATGCAGCTTGAACTGGCCGAAAAAGAATTGGGCAAGCTCAAGGAGGTAGAAATGACCTTGTTTCGGACGTTGAAAACAGCAGAAGATACGAGCGCTCAAATTACCGATCAGGCCAATAAAGCCGCTGAACAGTATTTGGTCGATGCCCGCCAGAAAGCCGACGACATGCTGGCCGAAGCCCGCAAAAAATCAGCATTGATGGTTCAGGATGCTGAAAATCAGGCCCGCTTCCTGAAAGATAATATTCTGAATGATCTGAAAACGCTGGAGCATGACTTTAAGGCGCTCGAAAGCTACAAAGAAAACCTGGCTACTCAGATCCGGACGCTGGCAGGCAATGCAATCGATAGCGTAGAACGCTTCGAAAAGAAATTTTCCCGACAAAATCTGATGGGAAAAATCGACGAAGTGTCTACTCAGATCCAGCAGGATTTAAAACAGGCCGATGAACAAAAGGCTGCTGAAGGCGAAAAAACGGCCGAAAACACAACTGATCCCGTTTCCGAACTGCCTCCGCTCTCCGAACGGGAAACCTCGGTTCCGGAAGCCATCCCTGTCGATGAACCGGTTATCGACAAACTGGACGAAGCGATTGAACATGAATCGGTGTCAGTTAACGAAACAGCTATTGAGACAACCGGTTCAGAATCTGTTCTGGCCGAGGTGAACACCGACGAGCCCAATGCTGTTTCGACAGAAACCGTAGAAGAAGCACAGCCCAAGAAAGGCGGTTCGTTTTTCGATCAGATTTAAGTAATGCGGGCCAATCCCCCGCTGATTATGGGAACAATTGCGTTAGAAGGACTTGAATTCTTTTCCTATCATGGGTTTTATGATGAGGAACAGAAAATTGGCAATAAATATTCGGTCGATATTGTTGTAACGGCTGATTTTTCGGAAGCCGCCCGGCGCGACCGGCTAAGTGCAACCGTCAACTACGAAGATTTGTACCGGATAACAGCAACTGTCATGAAACAACCTGCCCGGTTGCTGGAACACATTGCTCATCGAATCATTGAAGAAATTCGGCTCCAGTACCCAGACTTGCTATCGGTTGAAGTCAGCGTATCCAAATTTAATCCGCCCATAGGCGGTGTGTGTCACCGGGCAAAAATTACCCTGAAAGAATAAAACCCGAACGGGTACGAAAAGGCATAAGTGGTATTTATGCTTCTTTTCATACCCGTTCGGGTTTAGGCAACTTTTTTATTTCTATACTGCCTGCTGCAAACCAGCAAACGAAATGGCCATGTGCGACGCATCGTATACGCATTCGCCATTCCGAATCAGTAACACCTGGGGCGATTCGTGCTCTATCCCAAACTCATGCTCAATTTTATTGGAAATTGGCCGATTTGCCAGCAAATCTAAATAATAAGGTTTCACGCCAAGTTGGTCGCTCCAGTTGCGTTCCATCCGGCTAAGAGCCATTGCGCTGATTGAGCAGGTGGTGCTATGTTTAAAAATGAGCACCGGTTGCTGCGCCGACTCTTCTTTAATGACGTCGAGCTGAGCGTCGCTAGTTAATTTGTTCCAGTCCATTGTATCAACACGCATTCTGTTGACGTAAAAGTACTTCTAATCCAGAAAAGTTCGTTATTCAGACTGTCGAATCGTCAATTTTTCGGCCATTTCGGAGGATATAGCCTCCGAATAAGGGCCATAAGCGTCGACGAGTGTACCGCGCTGCCCGTCTTTCGATTCAACTGCATACAATACAGATTCGTCGCTTGGGTTCGTTTCTCCTTCAAACCGATAGACGTCGACGATATTAAAATCTTCGGGATGCAATTCCAGATCCCCTTCGCGGCACTTCAGCCGATCGTGGGCCAGATTATAGTCGAGTGTAAATCCCTGCTTGCGGAGGCCGTCCAGTGCTTCGGAGAGTGTGTCGTATGATTGCATAGTGTTTGAATGGTTTTAGAGCAAGTGTTTAGCTTTGCAAGATATAACCAACCACGTAATCGCTTGTTTTCGGGATTTTATAATGCTGGCATCGTTGCTTACCAGATTTTACTGCGGCTGGTAGCTCCCTTTAATACCAAAGCCCGGCAATGGGTTGCTGGCCGGCAGCATTGGGCAACTGCCTTACGCAACAAACTAACTGACAATGAGCAACCTGTTGTCTGGTTTCATGCGGCTTCGCTGGGCGAATTTGAGCAGGGTCGGCCGGTGATCGAAGCCTTCAGGGAGGCCTATCCTACACACAAAATTTTGCTTACTTTTTTTTCGCCATCGGGCTACGAAGTCCGTAAAAATTATGAAGGAGCTGATTATGTTGTTTATCTGCCCGCCGACACCCCCGCCAACGCTCAGGAGTTTGTAGCACTTGTTCAGCCGCAAATGGCCTTTTTTATTAAGTACGAATTCTGGTATAACTACCTGCGTGCGCTAAAAGCAGCCAACGTGCCAATTGTTTCGTTCTCTGCCATTTTCAGACCCGATCAGCTTTTTTTTAAACCCTATGGCGGGTTTTATAAAAACATGCTGACGTATTTCGATCATATTCTGGTCCAGAATGCGGAGTCGGTTCAGTTGCTGAACCACATTGGGTTAACGAACGTAACACTGGCGGGCGACACGCGTTTCGATCGGGTAGCCCAGGTAGCCTCGGCCCGGAAAGCGATTCCGACAGCGTGGCTTTTTAAGGCTCAACAACCCGTTCTGGTTGTGGGCAGTGCGTGGCCCGAGGATATGAGCGTACTGATTCCATTTATCAATCAGTTTACCCAAAACCTGAAAGTGATTATTGCTCCGCACGAAATTCAGGATGCAGCGATTGAGAAATGGCGTGCCGAACTGGCAAAAAAAACGATACGGTTCTCCGAAACGCAGGTACCATCGTTTGATCAGTCACAACTTCGCTCGGCCGATTGTTTGTTTATCGACAACGTTGGGATGCTTTCCTCTCTTTATCAATATGGCGAATTTGCCTATATCGGCGGTGCATTCAAGCAGGGGCTTCATAATATCCTCGAAGCAGCTACCTTTGGGATGCCTTTATTTTTTGGGCCCGACTATCAGAAATTTCAGGAAGCGACCGATCTGGTCAATGAAGGAGCTGCGTTTCCAATAGGCAGCGTAGCCGATCTGAACGAGGCTTTTTCGAAACAATATGCCAATCGGTCAGAAGCTGAACAAATTAGCCGTAACTATGTGCAGCGGAACATTGGCGCAACTGCGCAGGTTATGGAGGTTGTAAAGAAATTAATGGGCCAAAGCCCAGCAAAGCAAACCAACAACTAAACGTTGGTTTTGCGGCTGTTCTTTCGCTCTTTCACCGACCGCCCATGCGGTCTTTCCTTCTAGTTACATTGCAAAACGGTTTAATCATGCGTTCTACCGGCTCCTGGTACGACGTTCGGAACGAAGACGGACATATTTATCAGGGGCGGCTAAAGGGCAAGTTCAAGATCAAGGGGCTCAAGGTCACTAATCCCATTGCGGTTGGCGATCGGGTTCTGTTTGAGGTCGAGGATGAAACCGAAAATACGGCTGTTATTAACGACATTGTGCCCCGCGAAAATTATATTATCCGGCAATCGGTGCATAAAACAGCTCATGGGCATATTCTGGCCGCTAATATCGACCTGGCCGTATTGCTGGCAACTCTTACGCTGCCCCGCACATCGCTCGGTTTTATTGATCGCTTTCTGGTATCGGCCGAATCGTTTCGGATTCCGACAGCTATTGTGTTTAACAAAACAGATATTCTGAACGACGAAGGACTGGCCTATCAGCAGGAAATCATGGATATGTACGAAAGCATTGGCTACCCGTGTTTATCGACATCGGCCATTGAGGGCAACGGAGTCGATGCATTTCGCAACCTGCTCGATCATAAGGTAACGCTGCTGTCGGGCCATTCGGGAGTGGGCAAATCGTCGCTCGTAAATGCTATTGCACCCACCCTGAATTTACGCACTAACGAAGTATCGACGTTTGCCAACAAGGGCGTTCATACGACCACGTTTGCTGAAATGTTTGAACTGGCCCCCGATACGTTT harbors:
- the ytxJ gene encoding bacillithiol system redox-active protein YtxJ codes for the protein MDWNKLTSDAQLDVIKEESAQQPVLIFKHSTTCSISAMALSRMERNWSDQLGVKPYYLDLLANRPISNKIEHEFGIEHESPQVLLIRNGECVYDASHMAISFAGLQQAV
- a CDS encoding glycosyltransferase N-terminal domain-containing protein gives rise to the protein MFSGFYNAGIVAYQILLRLVAPFNTKARQWVAGRQHWATALRNKLTDNEQPVVWFHAASLGEFEQGRPVIEAFREAYPTHKILLTFFSPSGYEVRKNYEGADYVVYLPADTPANAQEFVALVQPQMAFFIKYEFWYNYLRALKAANVPIVSFSAIFRPDQLFFKPYGGFYKNMLTYFDHILVQNAESVQLLNHIGLTNVTLAGDTRFDRVAQVASARKAIPTAWLFKAQQPVLVVGSAWPEDMSVLIPFINQFTQNLKVIIAPHEIQDAAIEKWRAELAKKTIRFSETQVPSFDQSQLRSADCLFIDNVGMLSSLYQYGEFAYIGGAFKQGLHNILEAATFGMPLFFGPDYQKFQEATDLVNEGAAFPIGSVADLNEAFSKQYANRSEAEQISRNYVQRNIGATAQVMEVVKKLMGQSPAKQTNN
- a CDS encoding phosphoribosylpyrophosphate synthetase, translating into MQSYDTLSEALDGLRKQGFTLDYNLAHDRLKCREGDLELHPEDFNIVDVYRFEGETNPSDESVLYAVESKDGQRGTLVDAYGPYSEAISSEMAEKLTIRQSE
- the folB gene encoding dihydroneopterin aldolase, which codes for MGTIALEGLEFFSYHGFYDEEQKIGNKYSVDIVVTADFSEAARRDRLSATVNYEDLYRITATVMKQPARLLEHIAHRIIEEIRLQYPDLLSVEVSVSKFNPPIGGVCHRAKITLKE
- a CDS encoding DivIVA domain-containing protein, whose translation is MKITPIEIRQHTFERGLRGYKPEDVDAFLVSLSQEWERVTNEYKMLKMQLELAEKELGKLKEVEMTLFRTLKTAEDTSAQITDQANKAAEQYLVDARQKADDMLAEARKKSALMVQDAENQARFLKDNILNDLKTLEHDFKALESYKENLATQIRTLAGNAIDSVERFEKKFSRQNLMGKIDEVSTQIQQDLKQADEQKAAEGEKTAENTTDPVSELPPLSERETSVPEAIPVDEPVIDKLDEAIEHESVSVNETAIETTGSESVLAEVNTDEPNAVSTETVEEAQPKKGGSFFDQI
- the rsgA gene encoding ribosome small subunit-dependent GTPase A, translating into MQNGLIMRSTGSWYDVRNEDGHIYQGRLKGKFKIKGLKVTNPIAVGDRVLFEVEDETENTAVINDIVPRENYIIRQSVHKTAHGHILAANIDLAVLLATLTLPRTSLGFIDRFLVSAESFRIPTAIVFNKTDILNDEGLAYQQEIMDMYESIGYPCLSTSAIEGNGVDAFRNLLDHKVTLLSGHSGVGKSSLVNAIAPTLNLRTNEVSTFANKGVHTTTFAEMFELAPDTFLIDTPGIKELGLIDTAKEEISHYFPEMRDRLNQCRFHNCLHVNEPGCAIKDAVSEGDIAESRYLSYLSMVEGEDNRR